One Gossypium arboreum isolate Shixiya-1 chromosome 13, ASM2569848v2, whole genome shotgun sequence genomic window, GCGTGGTGGAGGTGGCAGCGGCAGCGGTGGTGGCGATGGATTTGGAGAATCAGAGGATGAAGGCCTCTCTGGGATCTTAGACGAGACCGTGCAAGTGATTTTAGCAACCCTTGGCTTCATATTCCTGGTAAAAAGTTCTTCGCTTCTGTGCATGCattaataaattttgaaataatcaATTTACTATCTTGCAACTGTGATGTTCTGAACTCAGACATGATAAAATTTTCAGTTCTTGTTTTCAACTGATCCTTTATCTTTCTAAAGCTTGTGACATGACGATACTTGCTAcagtatgtatatattattaacgGTGAGGAACTTGCTCGGTTGGCAAAGGACTACATCAAATATCTCTTCGGAGGAAGCAAAAGTGTTCGATTGAAGCGCACCATGTACAAATGGAGCAAGTTCTTTGAGAAGCTGACAGAGAAGAAGGAATATGATAAGTTTTGGTTAGAAAAAGCAATCATCACTACCCCGACATGGTACGATAGCCCCGACAAGTACAGAAGGGTCCTCAATTCTTATATAGAATACGATGATGAAGATGAGTCAGATTACGATGACTAATTCTGACTCCTATAAGTGCCTGAAAGAACTTAATGAGAAGTTCTTTCATGAGAATGTCATTCACTAGTCTATGTTCATGTTTTGGCATTGTGGAAGAATTTGTGTATGACAATTGACATCATTGAGCATTGTTTAGTCCTTGACTAGCCCTTCACATTGATAATATTTTCCATGGATTTAGTCCCTATACGTTTATTTGATCAGTTTATTCCttctgtttttaaaattttaaattttcagttTCGACCCAGACAATTAAATCCGATTGGTTAATTCAATTACATGTGAAAATAACAAGCTGAAATTGTCATAATATTacacatgataatatgtttgttgcattaaattttgaaaacaacAGAATTTATtccaataaatttaataattaccatttgatgaaattaaaatgatcaaactaaattttaaattttcataaagTAGAAGggttaataacaaaatttaacttacTTTCTATCCTTTTCATTACATGCGTGTAATACATAAAATGATTTaatatttgaatatatatatataagatacaaaataaaatgatttttaaatagaTAAATGGATATAAGAAACAGACAATAAAGTCAATATTTGAATTTTCTgccaataataaatttaatatttgaatCTATAAATAAACAGATAATATTTATTCATAAATAATGAGACTTGgtttaattagaaatcaattcaattaaaaaaataaaaaatttaacaccaacttattttattttattataagagTGTTTATgtctttaaataaattatttaaaaaaaaaactaaacaaatttttaaaattaaaatatatgagtGACTAGTCAAGAACTCTAACCATCGAAAATAAATACTTTTACATAAAGCAACAGTTAACtcctaaatttaataatttttctcaatttagtcattCAACTTATTTTTGGTCCATAGTTATTGAATTTGacaaaaaagtttttaattttgaTGCATATGATAACTCGACACTCGGATATTGTGCTATTTCATTACCTAACAAAATTCAGATGATGTTAGGCTCAATCTCAAAGTGTCGCATCATCACATGAATCAAACTTGAGAAAAATTACCAAATCTAAGGATCAAGTTAAGAAAAGTTAtcaagtttagggactaattgTTGCATTATCCCGTATTTTTATAAcccataaatataaattttgaaaccCAAATCCATAATGAACTAAGAGTACCCaaattgagaagaaaaagaagccCACATTACAATTACTACACAAAATCGTGGTTCCCTCCCTCGCCCGCCTTTCGCCTTCATTGAGTTGAAGTATCGAGAATCTATCACTGTAAACCCTTGCTTTGCTTTTGCatacattttcttcttctttctactACTTTCTTCTTGTTTCTTCAGTGCTTCGATGTACCTTCTTCTCTCTCTATTTTTCTTTTCACCTGCGttgatttgtttaattttttttgtcactTAACTCTTTGAAATTAGTGTAATTTT contains:
- the LOC108450406 gene encoding uncharacterized protein LOC108450406, whose translation is MKSIQANNSFFLPRTNGSNPRKPELLFPFYPYLVCFNAKVPVTKKLIASSSLCSQQFAPLLKHKRCISVSKCRQGTTVCKFGGQDKPAGDNEGSPWKSIEKAIGNFGKKQSIEDVLRQQIEKQDYYDEGSGQNPPRGGGGSGSGGGDGFGESEDEGLSGILDETVQVILATLGFIFLYVYIINGEELARLAKDYIKYLFGGSKSVRLKRTMYKWSKFFEKLTEKKEYDKFWLEKAIITTPTWYDSPDKYRRVLNSYIEYDDEDESDYDD